In Nocardioides nitrophenolicus, the genomic window CGGGCCAGATGAGCCACCGCGAGATCATGGAGGCCCTGACCGGGCTCCTGCTCGCGATGTTCGTGGCGATGCTCTCCAGCACCGTGGTGAGCAACGCGCTCCCCGCGATCGTGACCGACCTCCACGGCAGCCAGACCGGCTACACGTGGGTCGTGGTCGCGACCCTGCTGACCATGACGGCGACCACCCCGATCTGGGGCAAGCTCGCCGACCTGTTCAGCAAGAAGCTCCTCGTCCAGGTCGCCCTGGTGATCTTCTCGGCCGGCTCGGTCGTCGCCGCGGTGGCGCCCAGCATGGGCGTGCTGATCGGCGCCCGCGCGTTCCAGGGCCTGGGCGTCGGCGGCCTGACCGCCCTGGTCCAGGTCGTCATCGCCTCGATGGTCTCCCCGCGTGAGCGTGGCCGCTACAGCGGCTACATCGGCGCGGTCTTCGCGACCGCGACGGTCAGCGGCCCGCTGCTCGGTGGACTGATCGTCGACAGCCCGATGGGCTGGCGCGGCTGCTTCATCGTCGGCATCCCGATCGCCGCGATCGCCTTCGTCGTGCTGCAGAAGACCCTGCACCTGCCGACCATCAAGCGCGACGTCAAGATCGACTACCTCGGCGCCACCCTGATCATGGCGGGCATCAGCCTGATCCTGGTCTGGGTCAGCCTCGCCGGCACGAACTTCGACTGGATCTCCGCTACGTCGGCCGCGCTGGTCGTCGGCAGCCTGGTCCTGATCGGCGGCGCGCTGTGGGTCGAGGCGAAGGTCGCCACCGAGCCGGTGATCCCGCTGCGGCTGTTCCGCGACCGCACCACCGCGCTGGCCACCGCCGCCTCGGTGATGATCGGCGTCGCGATGTTCGGCGCGACCGTCTACCTCAGCCAGTACTTCCAGCTCGCCCGCGGCATGAGCCCCACCGAGGCCGGCCTGATGTCGGTCTGCATGGTCGGCGGCCTGCTCGTCTCGAGCATCATCAGCGGCCGGATCATCACCCAGACCGGGCTGTGGAAGCGGTGGCTGGTCGGCGGCATGCTGTTCGTCATCGCCGGCATCGGCCTGCTCGGCACCATCGACGCCACCACGCCCCTGGTGGTCGTGGGCGGCTACATGGCGCTGGTCGGCATCGGCCTCGGCGCGACCATGCAGAACCTGGTCCTCTCGGTGCAGAACAACGTCGCCGTCGAGGACCTCGGCGCGGCCAGCTCGGTCGTCGCGATGTTCCGCTCGATCGGTGGCTCCGCCGGTGTCGCGGCCCTCGGCGCGGTGCTGGCCCACCAGGTCACCGGTGGCGTCAAGAGCGGCATCGAGGCCCTCGTCCGGGCCGGCAAGATCAGCCAGGAGCAGCTCGCCGCGATGCAGCACTCCACCGGCGACATCCCCAAGCTGGCCGACCTGCCCGCCCCGATCCGCTCGCTCTACGAGGCCTCGTTCGGTGAGGCCGTCGGCCACCTGTTCCTGGTCGCCGTCCCGTTCGCGATCGCCGCCTTCCTCTGCATCCTGTTCATCAAGGAGGTCCCGCTGCGCACGTCCACCGGCCCCAGCGTCGCCGAGACCGAGGTCGAGGCCGCCCTGGTGGCGTCCGGCGAGCCGGCCGACTACCCGGCGTACGACGTCGAGGGTGCCGCGGTCCGGGAGGGCGAGCGGCGATGACCGCCACGCTCACCCGTGGCGACGCGCTCAAGGACCTCGAGGCCGAGGTCGGCGTGCTCATCCGGCGGGTACGCCGGGTGATCGGCGAGCGGGCCCGGGCGGTGCACCCGGACCTGCTGCCGGCGTCGTACCTGATGCTCAGCTATGTGCTGGAGAACGGGCCGCTGCGGGCCTCGGCGATGTGCGCGGTGTTCGACATCGACAAGGGCGCGATCAGCCGCCAGGTGCAGCACCTGATCGACCTCGGCCTGGTCGACCGGGCGCCCGACCCGGAGGACGGCCGGGCGACCCTGCTCAGCGTGAGCGAGGAGGGCGCGCGCCGAATGGAGGCGGTCGCCGCCGAGCGGCGCGAGCAGCTCGCCGAGCGGCTCGGCGACTGGAATGTCGCCGAGCTCCAGGAGTTCGCGGTCTCCCTGCGGCGCTACAACGACGCGCTCGGGATCCCGTCGGACCGCTGAGCGTTCTGGCCCCTTGCGATAGTCCCTGCTCAAAAGCACCGAGAACCGGTGTCGAACGGTGCTTTCGAGCAGGGACTATCGCAAGGGGCTCAGCGGATCCAGGCAGCGGTGTCCGGCGGCAGCAGTCCGCCGGGCACCGCTGCGCTGCTGATGAGGACCTCTCCCTCGGGCAGCGGCACCGGCGTCGAGCCGGCGTTGAGGACCACCGTCACCCCCGCCCGGCGTACGACGAGCAGGCCGCCCTCCGCGCTCGCCACCGTCGCCTCGTCGGCGCCGGCGAAGACCGCGCGGCGCGCGGCGAGGGCACGCCGGTAGAACGCCAGGGTCGAGCCGGGGTC contains:
- a CDS encoding MDR family MFS transporter, which encodes MTNAPSATAEPGQMSHREIMEALTGLLLAMFVAMLSSTVVSNALPAIVTDLHGSQTGYTWVVVATLLTMTATTPIWGKLADLFSKKLLVQVALVIFSAGSVVAAVAPSMGVLIGARAFQGLGVGGLTALVQVVIASMVSPRERGRYSGYIGAVFATATVSGPLLGGLIVDSPMGWRGCFIVGIPIAAIAFVVLQKTLHLPTIKRDVKIDYLGATLIMAGISLILVWVSLAGTNFDWISATSAALVVGSLVLIGGALWVEAKVATEPVIPLRLFRDRTTALATAASVMIGVAMFGATVYLSQYFQLARGMSPTEAGLMSVCMVGGLLVSSIISGRIITQTGLWKRWLVGGMLFVIAGIGLLGTIDATTPLVVVGGYMALVGIGLGATMQNLVLSVQNNVAVEDLGAASSVVAMFRSIGGSAGVAALGAVLAHQVTGGVKSGIEALVRAGKISQEQLAAMQHSTGDIPKLADLPAPIRSLYEASFGEAVGHLFLVAVPFAIAAFLCILFIKEVPLRTSTGPSVAETEVEAALVASGEPADYPAYDVEGAAVREGERR
- a CDS encoding MarR family winged helix-turn-helix transcriptional regulator, which gives rise to MTATLTRGDALKDLEAEVGVLIRRVRRVIGERARAVHPDLLPASYLMLSYVLENGPLRASAMCAVFDIDKGAISRQVQHLIDLGLVDRAPDPEDGRATLLSVSEEGARRMEAVAAERREQLAERLGDWNVAELQEFAVSLRRYNDALGIPSDR